In Sporosarcina luteola, a single window of DNA contains:
- the acpS gene encoding holo-ACP synthase encodes MIAGIGLDIVELDRIASLDERSDKFRLRILTKKELRLYETLSPNRKNEFLAGRFAAKEAFGKAKGTGIGRDCRFDQIEILPEPSGKPVLYFDGTKVEGFVSITHTRTVAAAQVILEK; translated from the coding sequence ATGATAGCAGGCATCGGATTGGATATCGTGGAATTGGATCGTATAGCTTCACTGGATGAGAGGTCGGATAAATTCAGGTTGCGCATCCTTACGAAAAAAGAGCTGCGGCTATATGAAACACTGTCGCCGAACCGGAAGAATGAATTCCTCGCCGGGCGATTTGCGGCGAAAGAGGCGTTTGGGAAAGCGAAAGGCACGGGAATTGGAAGAGATTGCAGGTTCGATCAGATCGAAATTCTCCCGGAGCCGTCCGGGAAACCGGTATTGTATTTTGACGGTACGAAAGTTGAAGGCTTCGTGTCCATCACCCATACCCGCACGGTTGCAGCTGCGCAGGTCATTTTAGAGAAATAA
- a CDS encoding rhomboid family intramembrane serine protease, whose product MFIRRENFSQYIRLYPFVTALLAMNILIFIATSLPIQGSRYLYYMGVGINSAISAGEWWRLVTPMFLHAGLMHLLFNMFSLFIFGPELERVAGKARFLTIYLLSGIFANVASFFLGGTDFAHVGASGAIFGIFGAFGALVYYTKNAFPQLRQIMLPIIVISVIMTFLQPGVNVIGHIAGLIVGFIIGLSYFSPKRIVSWRR is encoded by the coding sequence GTGTTTATACGAAGAGAGAACTTTTCCCAGTATATCCGTTTGTATCCGTTTGTAACCGCGCTGTTAGCAATGAATATCCTCATTTTCATTGCGACGAGCCTTCCAATCCAAGGGAGCCGGTATTTATATTATATGGGTGTAGGAATCAATTCAGCGATTTCCGCCGGGGAATGGTGGCGCCTCGTCACGCCGATGTTTTTACATGCAGGGCTCATGCATCTTCTGTTCAATATGTTTTCCTTGTTCATCTTCGGCCCTGAGCTTGAACGTGTTGCCGGCAAGGCGCGCTTCCTGACAATCTACCTTCTGTCAGGCATTTTCGCCAATGTCGCCTCTTTCTTCCTCGGAGGAACTGATTTCGCCCATGTCGGAGCGAGCGGCGCGATATTCGGCATTTTCGGCGCATTCGGCGCACTCGTCTATTATACGAAAAATGCATTTCCCCAGCTGCGTCAAATTATGCTGCCGATCATCGTCATTAGCGTGATTATGACCTTCCTTCAACCCGGCGTCAATGTCATCGGGCATATCGCAGGGCTGATTGTCGGCTTCATCATCGGTCTTAGCTACTTTAGCCCAAAACGGATTGTAAGTTGGAGACGATAA